Proteins from a single region of Sporosarcina sp. P33:
- a CDS encoding response regulator transcription factor, with product MSYQLLVIDDEPQMRDLIRMILEDAGYSVLEASDGIHALSFIKQHDVDLCIVDVMMPYMDGFTFAEELKRSSSIPLIFLSARGEEWDKVQGLKLGGDDYIVKPFLPRELVARIEAVLRRTYRRNPDPLIMQAGPLTINEDSYTAHLDGKPLNLTLKEFGLLLLLVKHKGRAYSREQLLELIWGDDHQSSERTIDTHIKTLRLKLGDAGEMIETVWGIGYKLEDPDE from the coding sequence ATGAGTTACCAATTACTAGTCATTGATGATGAACCGCAAATGCGGGATTTAATTCGCATGATTTTAGAAGATGCGGGATACAGTGTACTCGAAGCAAGCGATGGCATTCACGCATTATCCTTCATCAAACAGCATGATGTGGATTTATGTATCGTGGATGTGATGATGCCTTACATGGATGGATTCACGTTCGCCGAGGAATTGAAGCGCTCTTCTTCCATTCCATTGATATTCCTTTCTGCGAGGGGTGAGGAATGGGATAAAGTGCAAGGTTTGAAACTGGGCGGAGACGATTACATCGTGAAACCGTTCTTGCCGCGTGAACTGGTTGCCCGCATTGAAGCTGTATTGCGCAGAACGTATCGCCGTAATCCAGACCCGCTGATCATGCAGGCAGGCCCTTTGACAATCAATGAAGATTCCTACACAGCACATCTGGACGGAAAACCCCTTAATTTAACATTGAAAGAATTCGGCCTGCTGCTATTGCTTGTCAAACATAAAGGGCGTGCGTATTCCCGTGAGCAATTACTTGAATTAATTTGGGGGGACGATCATCAAAGCAGTGAGCGGACAATTGATACACATATTAAAACACTGCGCTTAAAACTTGGCGATGCCGGCGAAATGATTGAGACGGTATGGGGGATCGGCTATAAATTAGAGGATCCCGATGAATAA
- a CDS encoding cell wall metabolism sensor histidine kinase WalK: MNNLNLSKKMMIVFLGSITCTILFSFFFIHYLYTDLYKEQIKESIMYQGSRTAAHYHYGELSDSIIEKIQWYNIVSEYEIIVVDRLDDLTSYFPYQLDYQSLINDSDEKSLEMGQPVMKEGFVEELNREIFGGIFPIKGENGLIGFIYIYVPLAAIQDVFHDSLPLMLLVGSAFFLILFYILQRVWRSLFEPLQTLQTYSEEVSKGDYSNRLNTDRTDEIGKLSAAFDSMSRSLEEQDQRKKDFTSNIVHELRTPLTYISGYAQLSRDKIDASPEEVKQYLSTIEKETERLKKLIHDLVELNHLEQDLYTLEHEPIAIAQLLLDTLELFTVRLRDKGIQLQTAIDEECIVEGDPKRLQQVFYNTIDNAAKYAEHSISIDLTATKSGVQYRITNDGITIEDEDVERIGERFFRTDKARNRTTGGTGLGLSIVKEIVRLHKGSFTISNKMNETTVTIELAEQNQRSES, from the coding sequence ATGAATAATCTCAATTTAAGCAAAAAAATGATGATTGTCTTTCTCGGAAGCATCACCTGTACGATTTTATTTTCATTTTTTTTCATTCATTATTTATATACCGATTTGTACAAAGAACAAATCAAGGAATCGATCATGTATCAGGGCAGCAGAACGGCAGCGCATTATCATTACGGCGAACTCAGTGATTCCATTATAGAAAAAATTCAATGGTATAACATTGTTTCGGAATATGAAATTATCGTAGTCGACCGTCTTGATGATTTAACGTCTTACTTCCCCTATCAGCTGGATTACCAATCACTGATCAATGACAGCGACGAGAAATCATTGGAAATGGGACAGCCCGTCATGAAGGAAGGTTTTGTTGAAGAGCTGAACCGAGAAATCTTCGGCGGAATTTTCCCGATCAAAGGGGAAAACGGGCTGATTGGCTTTATTTATATTTATGTTCCGCTTGCTGCCATCCAAGATGTGTTTCATGACAGTCTGCCGCTTATGCTGCTTGTAGGCAGTGCATTTTTTCTCATCCTGTTTTACATTTTGCAGCGTGTCTGGCGCTCACTGTTTGAGCCGCTGCAGACATTGCAGACATATTCAGAAGAAGTGTCTAAAGGCGATTATTCTAACCGGCTCAATACAGACCGGACGGATGAAATCGGCAAGCTTTCAGCCGCATTTGATTCGATGAGCCGTTCTCTGGAAGAACAGGATCAGCGCAAGAAAGATTTCACTTCTAATATTGTCCACGAGCTGCGGACGCCTTTAACGTATATTAGCGGCTATGCACAACTTTCACGCGACAAGATCGATGCATCACCTGAAGAGGTAAAACAATATTTATCGACGATCGAAAAAGAAACAGAACGCTTAAAAAAGCTCATTCATGACTTAGTCGAATTAAATCACCTGGAACAGGATCTGTATACATTAGAGCATGAGCCAATTGCCATTGCCCAGCTGCTGCTCGATACACTGGAGTTATTTACAGTCCGGCTGCGTGATAAAGGGATTCAGTTACAGACCGCGATTGATGAAGAGTGTATTGTAGAAGGTGATCCGAAACGGCTGCAGCAGGTATTTTATAATACGATTGATAATGCGGCGAAGTACGCGGAGCACTCGATTTCTATTGATCTGACAGCCACTAAATCAGGCGTGCAATATCGGATTACAAATGACGGAATTACAATCGAAGACGAAGATGTAGAACGGATCGGGGAACGGTTTTTCCGTACAGATAAAGCACGGAACAGGACGACGGGCGGGACAGGACTCGGGTTATCGATCGTGAAAGAAATCGTTCGCCTGCATAAAGGGTCGTTCACGATTTCTAATAAAATGAATGAAACAACGGTCACCATCGAATTGGCGGAGCAAAATCAAAGGAGTGAAAGCTGA
- a CDS encoding SCO family protein, translating into MKRLVPFMLLLTLLIGGCSEPLERGKHVREFSFTDQDGKPFHSESLNGTPWIADFIFTNCTTICSTLTSEMADVQKDLKDRGIDVNFVSFSVDPENDTPRALKDYIANFTEDESNWHLLTGYSQQEIEAFAREEFQSFVLKHESSTQVVHGTNFYLLDGEGYIIKEYNFSNESFKEELAADLKRLKH; encoded by the coding sequence ATGAAACGACTGGTCCCTTTTATGCTGCTGCTCACCTTGCTGATCGGCGGCTGCAGTGAGCCTCTGGAACGCGGAAAACATGTCCGTGAATTCTCTTTCACCGATCAGGACGGAAAGCCATTCCATTCAGAGTCACTCAACGGCACACCATGGATTGCAGATTTCATTTTCACAAACTGCACTACTATTTGTTCCACACTGACAAGTGAAATGGCGGATGTGCAGAAGGACTTGAAAGACCGCGGCATTGACGTGAATTTCGTTTCCTTTTCAGTAGATCCTGAGAATGACACACCGAGAGCACTGAAAGACTATATTGCTAATTTCACAGAGGATGAATCTAACTGGCACTTGCTCACCGGCTACTCGCAGCAGGAAATCGAAGCGTTTGCGCGTGAAGAGTTTCAGTCGTTTGTTTTGAAGCATGAATCTTCCACACAAGTAGTCCATGGCACAAATTTTTATTTATTGGATGGTGAGGGCTATATTATCAAGGAATATAACTTCTCAAACGAGTCATTTAAAGAGGAGTTGGCAGCTGATTTGAAGCGGCTGAAACATTGA
- the rlmN gene encoding 23S rRNA (adenine(2503)-C(2))-methyltransferase RlmN, which yields MKKSIYGLTIEQLTNFFIENGQQKFRAAQVWDWLYKKRVLSFDEMKNISQETRNLLDENFSIQTLEQTVKQVSQDGTVKFLFKMTDGNLIETVLMKFPYGYSVCVTTQVGCNIGCSFCASGLLRKNRDLDAGEIVGQIMKVQEHLDGKGEEERVSHIVVMGIGEPFDNYTNLMNFLHIVNDQKGLSIGARHITVSTSGLTEKIKEFADENIQINLAVSLHAPNNELRSSIMKINKAFPIEKLMDSINYYLEKTNRRITFEYILLRDVNDHVKEAEELGRLLADKRHLSYVNLIPYNPVDEHGQYQRSEPQAIKSFYEALKRKGINCGVRLENGTDIDAACGQLRSKQIKTAKKQPVGE from the coding sequence ATGAAGAAATCCATATACGGTTTGACAATCGAACAATTGACAAACTTCTTTATAGAAAACGGACAACAGAAGTTCCGCGCTGCACAAGTGTGGGACTGGCTTTACAAAAAACGCGTACTGTCATTTGATGAGATGAAAAACATCAGTCAAGAGACGCGCAACTTATTGGATGAGAACTTCTCCATCCAAACGCTGGAACAAACAGTGAAGCAAGTATCGCAAGACGGCACAGTGAAATTTCTTTTTAAAATGACCGACGGCAATTTGATTGAAACGGTCCTGATGAAATTTCCGTATGGTTACTCTGTCTGTGTGACAACACAAGTCGGCTGTAATATCGGCTGCAGTTTCTGCGCAAGCGGGCTGCTGCGCAAAAATCGCGACTTGGATGCAGGAGAAATCGTGGGGCAAATCATGAAAGTGCAAGAGCATCTGGATGGTAAAGGTGAAGAGGAGCGTGTCAGCCACATCGTCGTAATGGGGATCGGTGAACCGTTCGATAACTATACAAATCTGATGAACTTCCTTCATATCGTTAACGATCAAAAAGGCCTGTCAATCGGTGCACGTCATATCACTGTTTCAACAAGCGGTTTGACAGAAAAGATTAAGGAATTCGCGGATGAAAATATCCAGATCAATCTGGCGGTATCATTACACGCGCCGAATAATGAATTGCGTTCATCTATCATGAAGATCAACAAGGCATTCCCGATTGAAAAGCTGATGGATTCCATTAATTACTACTTGGAAAAGACTAACCGCCGAATTACGTTTGAATATATTTTATTGCGCGATGTCAATGACCATGTCAAAGAAGCGGAAGAACTTGGCCGGCTGCTGGCAGATAAACGCCATCTCTCGTATGTGAATCTGATTCCATATAACCCTGTTGATGAGCATGGACAGTATCAGCGCAGTGAACCGCAGGCAATCAAATCGTTTTATGAGGCACTTAAACGCAAGGGGATCAATTGCGGCGTGCGCCTGGAGAATGGAACGGATATTGATGCAGCATGCGGTCAGTTACGCAGCAAGCAAATTAAAACAGCAAAAAAACAACCGGTCGGAGAATAA
- a CDS encoding cyclic 2,3-diphosphoglycerate synthase produces MKTKNIIIIGAAGRDFHNFNTYYRNKEEYNVVAFTATQIPDIDGRKYPAELAGELYPEGIPIYSQDQLPELIKELKVDECVFSYSDLSYDKVMGIGAIVNSAGANFTLLGSKATMIKSNKPVISVCAVRTGTGKSQTSRKIIETLLEHDLKVVAIRHPMPYGNLAEQRVQRYATVEDFKKHKCTIEEMEEYEPHVDRGNIIYAGVDYQDILDAAENDPDGCDVILWDGGNNDFSFYEPDLAITVLDPHRPGHELKYYPGEVCLRTTDVSIINKIDSASEEAIETVENNIKFAAPDSTIIKAESKITVDNPEIIKGKRVLIVEDGPTLTHGEMKLGAGVIAAQRLGAAEIVDPRPYAVGSLITTFDKYQHIENILPAMGYGDQQLKDLEATINAADVDAVIIGTPMDLSRVITINKPCTRVYYDLKEVGSPNLETVLADFIEKHNLSATNV; encoded by the coding sequence ATGAAAACAAAAAATATAATCATCATTGGTGCAGCAGGCAGAGACTTTCACAATTTCAATACATACTACCGTAATAAGGAAGAGTACAATGTAGTAGCGTTTACAGCGACACAGATTCCAGACATCGACGGACGTAAATATCCGGCTGAATTAGCCGGCGAACTATATCCTGAAGGGATTCCGATTTATTCCCAGGATCAGCTTCCTGAATTAATTAAAGAACTGAAAGTTGATGAATGTGTATTCTCATACAGTGACCTAAGCTATGACAAAGTTATGGGAATTGGTGCAATTGTCAACTCAGCGGGTGCAAACTTCACACTGCTTGGTTCAAAAGCAACGATGATCAAGAGCAACAAGCCGGTTATTTCTGTTTGTGCAGTCAGAACAGGTACAGGGAAGAGCCAGACTTCACGTAAAATTATTGAAACATTACTGGAGCATGACTTGAAGGTAGTGGCAATCCGTCACCCAATGCCATATGGCAACTTGGCTGAGCAGCGTGTTCAACGTTATGCAACAGTGGAAGATTTCAAGAAGCATAAGTGCACCATTGAAGAAATGGAAGAATACGAGCCGCACGTGGACCGCGGAAACATTATTTATGCGGGCGTTGATTATCAGGATATCCTTGACGCCGCTGAAAATGACCCGGACGGCTGTGACGTAATCCTTTGGGATGGCGGAAACAATGACTTTTCATTCTATGAGCCGGACTTGGCGATCACAGTTCTTGACCCGCACCGTCCTGGCCATGAATTGAAATATTATCCGGGCGAAGTTTGCCTGCGTACGACAGATGTATCGATTATTAATAAAATCGACAGCGCATCAGAGGAAGCAATCGAGACTGTCGAAAACAATATTAAATTCGCAGCGCCGGACAGCACGATCATTAAGGCAGAATCTAAAATCACAGTGGACAATCCTGAAATCATCAAAGGAAAGCGCGTCTTGATAGTAGAAGACGGCCCGACGCTGACGCACGGAGAGATGAAACTGGGTGCAGGTGTGATTGCAGCACAGCGTCTTGGTGCAGCTGAAATCGTTGACCCGCGTCCATATGCAGTAGGCAGCCTGATCACAACGTTCGATAAGTATCAGCATATCGAAAATATCTTGCCGGCAATGGGATACGGCGACCAGCAGCTGAAAGATCTCGAAGCTACGATTAATGCAGCGGATGTAGATGCAGTGATCATCGGAACGCCGATGGATTTATCACGTGTCATTACTATTAATAAGCCATGCACACGTGTGTATTATGATCTGAAAGAAGTAGGCAGTCCGAATCTTGAAACGGTTCTTGCTGATTTTATCGAAAAGCATAATCTTTCTGCAACAAATGTGTAA
- the hisC gene encoding histidinol-phosphate transaminase — protein MSRFLSTVARRTEPYVPGEQLNQPDIIKLNTNESPYPPSPKVLEAIQTAVNGNTLQRYPSPTADPLRHAIAETYGLTKENVFVGNGSDEVLAFSFMAFFEPGKTIKFPAISYSFYPVYAKLFNIPFDKVPLNEDFTLPKKKFFHSPGGVILPNPNAPTSIYAKLDVIEEILQQNPDQIVIIDEAYIDFAGPSAMKLIGRYDNLLVIQTTSKSRALAGLRVGFALGQPELIAGLTRIKDSFNSYTVDRLAMAGATAAFEDHAYFTESTNKVIRTRESAVQTLREIGFDVLPSDANFVFAKPLHKDAKALYEKLKSRGILVRHFDQEGIRDYLRISIGTDEQMNTLYSVLTQLNR, from the coding sequence ATGAGTAGATTTCTGAGCACAGTTGCACGCCGTACAGAACCTTATGTTCCCGGAGAGCAATTGAATCAGCCGGACATCATCAAATTGAATACGAATGAAAGCCCGTATCCTCCAAGCCCGAAAGTGCTCGAGGCGATACAAACAGCAGTAAACGGGAATACATTGCAGCGCTATCCGTCGCCGACAGCGGATCCGCTTCGTCACGCTATTGCAGAAACATACGGTCTGACAAAAGAGAACGTATTCGTAGGGAACGGCTCTGACGAAGTATTAGCCTTTTCTTTTATGGCATTTTTCGAGCCGGGTAAAACGATTAAATTCCCTGCAATCAGTTACAGCTTCTATCCGGTTTATGCCAAGTTATTCAATATACCTTTTGACAAAGTGCCGCTGAATGAAGATTTCACTCTTCCAAAGAAGAAATTCTTCCATTCGCCGGGCGGGGTCATTTTACCGAATCCAAATGCACCGACAAGTATATATGCAAAACTGGATGTAATCGAAGAAATTCTTCAGCAGAATCCTGATCAAATCGTCATTATCGATGAAGCCTATATCGATTTTGCCGGCCCGTCTGCGATGAAGCTGATTGGACGCTACGATAACTTGCTGGTCATTCAGACGACATCGAAATCGCGCGCGCTTGCAGGATTGCGAGTCGGATTTGCACTTGGGCAGCCTGAATTGATTGCTGGTTTGACACGCATCAAAGATTCATTTAACTCCTATACAGTCGACCGCCTCGCTATGGCAGGCGCGACGGCAGCGTTTGAAGACCATGCGTATTTTACAGAAAGTACGAATAAAGTCATTCGCACGCGTGAATCAGCTGTGCAAACTCTGCGAGAAATAGGGTTTGACGTATTGCCTTCCGATGCGAACTTCGTCTTTGCGAAGCCTTTGCACAAGGATGCGAAAGCATTATATGAAAAACTGAAAAGCCGCGGGATCTTAGTCCGCCACTTTGACCAGGAAGGTATTCGTGACTATTTACGAATATCTATCGGCACCGATGAGCAGATGAATACACTGTATTCAGTGCTTACACAATTGAATAGATGA
- the hisIE gene encoding bifunctional phosphoribosyl-AMP cyclohydrolase/phosphoribosyl-ATP diphosphatase HisIE codes for MTKMTLDIKALKFDDKGLIPAVVQDDRTGEVLMLAYMNEESIEKTIETNETWFYSRSRQELWNKGATSGNTQQVQRISVDCDQDTLLIQVTPKGPACHTGEKTCFFTTAVEKEESLREVVYEVIDEIADRKANPVDGSYTTYLFNEGIDKVLKKVGEESTEVVIGAKNADKEEVSNEIADLVYHTLVLMNILDVDLKDVQQVLRERRPKKEVPRNE; via the coding sequence ATGACTAAAATGACACTAGACATCAAGGCACTGAAGTTCGACGATAAAGGTCTTATTCCTGCAGTCGTGCAAGACGACCGCACTGGGGAAGTCCTAATGCTTGCTTACATGAACGAAGAGTCTATCGAAAAAACAATAGAAACAAATGAAACGTGGTTTTACAGCCGCTCACGACAGGAGCTGTGGAATAAAGGCGCGACTTCGGGAAACACGCAGCAAGTACAGCGTATTTCCGTGGACTGTGATCAGGATACATTACTAATCCAGGTCACTCCAAAGGGGCCGGCTTGTCACACGGGTGAAAAAACATGCTTCTTTACAACGGCTGTGGAAAAAGAAGAATCCTTGCGCGAAGTAGTTTATGAAGTCATTGATGAAATTGCAGACCGCAAAGCGAATCCGGTCGACGGTTCATACACCACATACTTATTCAACGAAGGCATTGACAAAGTGTTGAAGAAAGTTGGAGAGGAATCTACGGAAGTCGTAATCGGCGCAAAAAATGCGGACAAAGAAGAAGTATCCAATGAAATCGCTGACCTTGTCTATCACACACTCGTATTGATGAATATTTTGGACGTTGATCTGAAAGATGTTCAGCAAGTGCTGCGCGAAAGACGCCCGAAAAAGGAAGTGCCGCGAAATGAGTAG
- the hisF gene encoding imidazole glycerol phosphate synthase subunit HisF — MDVQEVADPLTLAKKYVADGADELVFYDISASTKNRGMFLDLIEEIAKEVPVPFIVGGGIRTLEDVDKLFELGGNKVSINSAALTNPQLIKEVADKYGSERVMLSMDVRQTGEGTWSVFAKGGMEETGIDAIEWAKKMENLGAGELVVNSIDEDGVKDGYNLELNRAMAEAVNIPIIASGGAGKPEHFKAVLTEGKADAALAASVFHFNEINIRELKNYLSEENISVRND, encoded by the coding sequence TTGGACGTGCAGGAAGTGGCAGATCCCCTGACTTTGGCAAAAAAATATGTAGCCGATGGTGCGGATGAACTCGTATTCTATGATATCTCTGCATCGACGAAAAACCGCGGCATGTTTCTGGATTTAATTGAAGAGATTGCAAAAGAAGTTCCAGTGCCATTTATCGTAGGCGGCGGAATCCGTACACTGGAAGATGTCGACAAATTATTCGAGCTCGGCGGCAATAAAGTTTCCATTAACAGTGCGGCACTGACGAATCCGCAACTGATTAAAGAAGTAGCTGATAAGTATGGCTCTGAACGTGTTATGCTTTCTATGGATGTCCGTCAAACAGGTGAAGGCACATGGTCTGTATTTGCAAAAGGCGGTATGGAAGAGACAGGCATCGATGCAATCGAATGGGCAAAGAAAATGGAAAATCTGGGCGCTGGCGAACTCGTCGTGAACAGTATCGACGAAGACGGCGTAAAAGACGGATACAATCTGGAACTGAACCGTGCGATGGCGGAAGCAGTCAATATTCCAATCATCGCGAGCGGCGGTGCCGGGAAGCCTGAACACTTTAAAGCTGTACTGACAGAAGGAAAAGCAGATGCGGCACTGGCAGCGTCTGTGTTCCACTTCAATGAAATCAATATTCGCGAGTTGAAAAACTACTTGTCAGAAGAAAATATCTCAGTTAGGAATGACTAA
- the hisA gene encoding 1-(5-phosphoribosyl)-5-[(5-phosphoribosylamino)methylideneamino]imidazole-4-carboxamide isomerase — MILFPAIDIRGGKCVRLIQGDYAQEIIYNDSPTDMAQEWQSQGAEYIHVVDLDGAKTGDSANKKAIEAIAKAVSIPVQVGGGIRSMEIVDSHIASGVARVIIGTAAIQNPEFLKEAVKKYGDQIAVSIDARNGLVATDGWTETSDVKAVDLLQDLAKIGVKTVVYTDIMKDGMLQGPNFEELNIMNEASSIDIIASGGVSTEEDIEKLAADNLYGAIIGKALYEGKLSLKKLLGDDSHVSN; from the coding sequence ATGATTTTATTCCCAGCAATCGATATTAGAGGCGGCAAATGCGTACGCCTCATCCAAGGTGACTACGCACAGGAAATTATCTATAACGACTCACCGACAGACATGGCACAAGAATGGCAGAGCCAAGGCGCCGAGTACATACACGTCGTAGATCTGGACGGTGCCAAAACAGGCGATTCTGCCAACAAAAAAGCAATCGAAGCCATTGCTAAAGCAGTCAGCATACCTGTACAAGTAGGCGGCGGAATCCGCAGCATGGAAATTGTCGACTCGCATATCGCAAGCGGCGTCGCGCGCGTCATCATCGGTACAGCAGCCATTCAGAATCCTGAATTCCTGAAAGAGGCTGTGAAAAAATACGGCGATCAGATTGCTGTGTCCATTGATGCGCGTAATGGGTTAGTTGCAACAGACGGCTGGACGGAAACAAGCGATGTGAAAGCAGTGGATCTGCTGCAGGACCTGGCGAAAATCGGCGTCAAAACAGTCGTCTATACAGACATTATGAAAGACGGCATGCTGCAAGGTCCAAATTTTGAAGAACTGAACATAATGAATGAAGCATCTTCCATCGATATTATCGCATCAGGCGGTGTATCGACAGAAGAAGACATTGAGAAATTAGCGGCAGACAATTTGTATGGTGCCATTATTGGAAAAGCGCTTTATGAAGGCAAATTATCCTTAAAAAAATTATTGGGGGACGACAGTCATGTCAGTAACTAA
- the hisB gene encoding imidazoleglycerol-phosphate dehydratase HisB: protein MRRQQLTRKTGETSIEMDFSLDGTGKTDINTGIGFFDHMLTAFAKHGRFDLSVTCDGDLEVDQHHSVEDIGIVLGQAFSQCIGNKEGIERFALVSTPMDEALSTASIDISGRSFLVFNVDGMKDKVGEFDTELVEEFFLAFTSNAKITLHINLNYGKNTHHIIESVFKSFGRALRDASTVNPDIKGVPSTKGTL from the coding sequence ATGCGCAGACAGCAACTAACACGTAAAACAGGTGAAACATCGATTGAAATGGATTTTTCATTGGATGGAACAGGCAAGACAGATATTAACACAGGCATCGGGTTCTTCGATCATATGCTGACGGCTTTTGCAAAACACGGACGCTTTGACCTGTCAGTAACATGCGACGGCGATCTCGAAGTCGACCAGCACCACTCAGTAGAAGACATCGGCATTGTCCTTGGACAAGCTTTCAGCCAATGCATCGGCAATAAAGAAGGAATCGAACGTTTTGCTCTCGTCTCTACACCAATGGACGAAGCACTGTCAACCGCCTCTATTGACATCAGCGGCCGCTCCTTCCTAGTATTCAATGTGGATGGAATGAAAGACAAAGTAGGCGAATTCGACACTGAACTGGTAGAAGAATTCTTCCTGGCCTTCACCAGCAACGCAAAAATCACATTACACATCAACTTGAACTACGGAAAAAACACGCACCACATCATCGAATCCGTATTCAAAAGTTTCGGACGCGCACTGCGCGACGCGAGCACCGTCAATCCGGACATAAAAGGCGTTCCTTCTACTAAAGGAACTTTGTAA
- the hisD gene encoding histidinol dehydrogenase, whose translation MKKMYGAEFIEELRNRDDSSQTDLEFDRNVLSIIDRVRSEGDKAVFDFTERFDGVKLESLIVTEEEIAEAEQTVTEDFRRALRSAKQRITAYHEAQKEQSWFLNQNDGIMLGQKVTPIDSVGIYVPGGKAAYPSTVLMNALPAAIAGVGRISMVTPPQRDGKINPHVLVAAKEAGVGRIFKVGGAQAVAALAYGTESIEKVVKITGPGNAYVARAKKWVFGDVAIDMIAGPSEICVVADANTNAVYAAADLLSQAEHDERAAAVCITTSEDFAEKLSSEIERQLAELDRKEIAEQSIRQFGRVIIVDTLEDAFDVVNRLAPEHLELMIDNPMEHLAAIRNAGAIFLGQHSPEALGDYMAGPNHTLPTSGTAAFSSPLGVYDFMKKSSIIYYSEGALAEVADDVITLAESEQLTGHANSIKVRKEGYSCADSN comes from the coding sequence ATGAAGAAAATGTACGGGGCAGAATTCATTGAAGAACTTCGTAATCGTGATGATTCCAGTCAGACGGACCTTGAATTCGACCGAAATGTTCTGTCCATTATTGACAGGGTGCGTTCAGAGGGAGACAAAGCCGTTTTTGATTTCACTGAACGTTTTGACGGCGTAAAACTGGAAAGCCTGATCGTCACGGAAGAGGAAATTGCCGAAGCGGAACAAACCGTGACAGAAGATTTCCGCCGCGCATTGCGTTCGGCGAAGCAGCGCATCACTGCGTATCACGAAGCACAAAAAGAGCAATCTTGGTTTCTGAATCAAAATGACGGAATTATGCTTGGCCAAAAAGTTACTCCAATCGACAGTGTGGGCATTTACGTGCCGGGCGGAAAAGCAGCTTATCCATCCACTGTCCTGATGAATGCATTGCCAGCCGCCATTGCAGGAGTTGGCAGAATTTCCATGGTGACTCCGCCCCAGCGTGACGGCAAGATTAATCCGCACGTCCTGGTTGCAGCAAAAGAAGCCGGCGTCGGCCGTATTTTTAAAGTAGGCGGTGCACAAGCAGTAGCGGCACTTGCATATGGAACGGAATCGATTGAAAAGGTCGTGAAAATCACAGGCCCGGGAAATGCTTATGTCGCACGCGCCAAAAAATGGGTGTTTGGTGACGTGGCAATTGATATGATTGCGGGACCCAGTGAAATTTGTGTCGTAGCGGACGCCAATACGAACGCAGTTTATGCAGCGGCAGACTTATTGTCGCAGGCAGAGCATGATGAACGGGCAGCGGCAGTGTGTATTACGACAAGTGAGGATTTTGCAGAGAAACTATCAAGTGAAATAGAGCGTCAATTAGCAGAACTGGATCGTAAAGAAATCGCAGAACAATCGATCAGGCAATTTGGCCGCGTCATTATTGTTGATACATTGGAGGATGCATTTGATGTCGTGAATCGTCTGGCACCCGAACATTTGGAGCTGATGATCGACAATCCGATGGAACACCTGGCAGCGATACGCAATGCCGGTGCAATCTTCCTCGGCCAGCACTCACCTGAAGCATTGGGTGACTATATGGCAGGACCGAATCATACATTGCCAACGAGCGGAACTGCGGCATTCTCATCTCCATTGGGCGTGTATGACTTCATGAAGAAGTCGAGCATCATCTATTATTCCGAGGGCGCGTTGGCAGAGGTGGCGGACGATGTCATCACTCTTGCAGAATCCGAGCAATTAACAGGGCATGCCAACTCCATCAAGGTACGAAAGGAAGGATATTCATGCGCAGACAGCAACTAA